The Triticum aestivum cultivar Chinese Spring chromosome 4B, IWGSC CS RefSeq v2.1, whole genome shotgun sequence sequence CATGTCTACAAAATTATTTCTGAAGTCGTCATTTTGCTGCTAAAAATTCTCAAACAGACGTGGTCGCAAAATTTCTAGAGAAAAATGGGTGGCAAAATATGGCGTCCTGAATTTGGACTAGAAGTCAACTAATGTGATCGAAAATGCATAGGAGAGCTCTCTGGTGCTATGCCCccctatattcaaaaataatttagTAATTCAAAAAAGGTGAAAAAAATGCCAGAACTTTTTATGGAATCAAACATGACCAGGTATTGCACTTGTATAAAAAGATTAAATAGGAAATGACTTTTATTGTATCCGTGGTCAAAGATTTCCCAAAAAATGCTAGATACCAGTACTATTCATTCTATATTGTCGTcataaatttgttttttttttgccatgaAGTCAACGAGAATTATTCCTTGGCCAAACTTTTTATATGAGTACAATACCTAGTCATATTTGGTTCAAAAATATATCCaggattttttttacttttttctgaattattaaattatttttgaatatagggGGGTGGAGCACCAAAGTGCTCCTAATCCGCTTCCTACCATAGATCCCCTATCACTATAACATTTTCATCCAGTTTGTAGTACTATGAATGCCCTATTCTAAGTTCCAACTAGGTTTATTCATTTCTTTTTCTTTCCCCTATTCCATTCGTGTTAATGATGATTGCTGCAGGGCTGGGAGATGGTGCTCCACATTATTATGCCACACTTGTGCCAACTAATTAGTTGCGCTGCTGCTCTCTACTGATATTCTTGTCGATCTTAGGGCTTGCATATGAAGGTGTAGTGGATTTTTTGTCATATAAACATTCGACACTGACACAAGGAAATCTAATCTCTTAATTTTGccaacttaattaattaattttctGTGTGAACAAAATAAAATACATTTCCGGGTTAATTGCCAAGCTATTACATCATTCACCTTAAAGCGTAGTGCCCCTAACTACACATTAGTTACGAACTAATCAAATTAACTAAAGTGGACATCATATTTGTGCGAAGAAAACCTTTTGCTTGTACACTAATCAGCAGCTAGCTATCTCTAAACCTCCAAGCAATGATGGGTTTGTACAAGGACATGCCATGCGCCAACGTTGCATGGGCCACTAAGCTCCAATCACATCTTCTTGGTTACCAATGCAAAGATCACAGTCGGACCCATGTTTAGAGATCTTTGCTAGTAGTGCATTTTGTATCATATACATTCGCCCATCTCTCTCTCTTACTATTCGCTGAACAGCCGCTGTATATGTACCGAAGGAACGGAAAAGGAAAAAGGGAGAAGAGAACGATCACAAGTCTGCCAGCTGGTGCATGGGCCAGGTCCGCTCGTGTGCTGCGCCcccatccatgcatgcatgcgccCATCACTAGCTACACCAGCGTTTTCTTTATGATTCATTCGATCTCGCCAGCTGCTTGCTTGCTCGATCCTATATAGTACTGCAGCCTCTGCCATAgcaggggagagaggaggaggagcagagaaAGAAGAGTGAGGATGGCATCGGAGAAGGTGGAGACGATCGTGGCGGGGAACTACGTGGAGATGGAGAGAGAAGGGGGCGACGGCGAGCATCAAGCAGGGGCAGGGGCGGGAGGcggagagggcggcggcgcggcgccatCGGGGAGGAGCAAGCTGGTGTCGAGCCTCTTCTGGCACGGCGGCTCCGCGTACGACGCGTGGTTCAGCTGTTCGTCGAACCAGGTGGCGCAGGTGCTGCTGACGCTGCCCTACTCCTTCTCGCAGCTGGGGATGGCGAGCGGCATCGCGCTGCAGCTCTTCTACGGGCTCATGGGGAGCTGGACGGCGTACCTCATCAGCGTGCTGTACGTGGAGTACCGGACGCGCAAGGAGCGGGACAAGGTGGACTTCCGGGGCCACGTGATCCAGTGGTTCGAGGTCCTGGACGGCCTCCTCGGCAGGCACTGGCGCAACGCCGGCCTCTTCTTCAACTGCACCTTCCTCCTCTTCGGCTCCGTCATCCAGCTCATCGCCTGCGCCAGCAACATCTACTACATCAACGACTCCATGGACAAGCGGACGTGGACCTACATCTTCGGCGCCTGCTGCGCCACCACCGTCTTCATCCCCTCCTTCCACAACTACCGGATGTGGTCCTTCCTCGGCCTCCTCATGACCACCTACACCGCCTGgtacctcaccgccgccgccctcgtccacGGCAAGCTGGAAGGGGTCACCCACTCCGCGCCCACCAAGATGGTGCTCTACTTCACCGGGGCCACCAACATCCTCTACACCTTCGGAGGCCACGCTGTCACTGTGTAATCATCATCTTATTCTCTTAATTATAAGTAATTTTGCATGTTTTTTGAACTCCTGCTCATGGATCTTGCATTGCATGCATAATTGCACAGTGAGATCATGCACGCCATGTGGAAGCCGCAGAAGTTCAAGCTCATCTACCTCATGGCGACGCTGTACGTGCTGACGCTAACGCTGCCGTCCGCGTCCGCCATGTATTGGGCCTTCGGCGACGCCCTGCTCGACCACTCCAACgccttctccctcctcccgcgCACGCCTTTCCGCGACGCCGCCGTCATCCTCATGCTCATCCACCAGTTCATCACCTTCGGCTTCGCCTGCACGCCGCTCTACTTCGTCTGGGAGAAGGCCATCGGCGTGCACGGCGACCGCACCGGCATCTTCCGCAGGGCGGCGGCGCGCCTTCCCGTGGTGGCGCCCATCTGGTTCCTGGCCGTTGTCTTCCCCTTCTTCGGCCCCATCAACTCCACCGTGGGGTCCCTCCTCGTCAGCTTCACCGTGTACATCATCCCCGCCGCGGCGCACATGGCCGTCTtcgcggcgccggcggccagggagaGCGCCGTGGAGCGGCCGCCGCGTGGGCTCGGGGGGTGGGCGGGTATGTACGCCGCCAACTGCTTCGTGGTGGCGTGGGTGCTCGTCGTCGGCTTCGGGTTCGGCGGCTGGGCCAGCACCGTCAACTTTGTGCGCCAGGTCAACACCTTCGGACTCTTCACCAAGTGCTACCAGTGCCCTCCAAGGCACTAATTACCTAGCTTTTAAATCTTTGATTAATCACCTACCCATATAAGTAGCAAACTGAATTTAAAAGATTATTCAACATGCCTAGTTAGTTTCTTCTTGAGAGAAGAAACTTTAGTTAATCTctcacaaagaaaaatcaaatcggaGCTTGTTTTTGAATTTTGACCGTGTCGtgttttgtttgtttgtgtgtgtgtgtgtgtgtgtgtgtgtgtgtcatgtttgtaattattattattttttgaaacgGAGTTCATGAGAACTGTATGTATGTGTATATAATGTATGTATCTTAAGATCAGTGATATATCCATCTTTTCTTTGTACGGGCTTCCGCTTTGTTCTTCTCCCATCTATAAAGTTCACATGCAGTTCTCCTATATGATTCGGCTCCTTGGTTTTTAATTAGAAGCATTTTAAATTTGTAGAGTTCAGAAACCCGAAGGAGGATGATCAGAGATTGTTTGGCTCAATTGTTTTTTGTGCGGGATGTTTATTTAGCTTAATTGTTGCGAGGTTGTGATGTGGCATGCATACATGTGCTGCTACACTACAACATTGGAGATAATTTCTAGAGATTTTGTGTCATGTCCTGTCCATATATGCATGCCAGTTTGCAGCGACCCTCCCTGCTAATCAATTCACTCCAGTTCGGATCTTCACATACTCCTGGACAGCGGCGGAGACAGGCCCCAGGCAGCCCGGGCGGCTGCCTGGGGCGTGAAGCTGATTCCCTTTGTATACTGTAGGGAACAGTGTAACTATACAGCTACAGTACTCAAAGTCTGCCTGGGGCGGCCGGGGGCGTGGCCAAATCCTGGCGCCGCCACTGCTCCTGGATACATTAGACTAATTAGAGGGTCCTACCatctactaggactaggagtggtGATGATCCATCCCCTTCATAAAGCGGACATcctatggtgatgatgatgatgatgcatccATCCATCCAGTTAACTGATGATACCCACAGGACAACTAAATAATTTCACCTGTCGAAGAATCACGTGTGACAATGATCACGCATTGCTTTGGTCCACCTTTAATTTGTCCCAGAAAATCAAAGTCACTTGCAGATTCTGATAATGCAGTGAGAGATGAGGACGAAGGGGAGAAAGATCAGCTGGAACTGACAGCATGTGTGCATTGCATGTTGGGGAAAGGTGTGAGAGGGCTGTCCTCGGCATTGCTGGTCCATGCATGCCTTTGTTGTGAAGAAACTGTAGGACGTGTGACGAAAAGCAGAACAACGATTTTCAAACGAAAAGAAACTAATTAACTACTCTCTCTGTAACCTCCTTTGCAAGaaaaaaggtactccctccgttcgaaattataagatgttctaactttttttctGAATCGAATGTGTATATATGTGTTTTAGTGGGTTTGTTCactcgtatgtagtccatattaaaatatccaaaacGCCTCATGATTTGGAACATGGGTGATATACCTGAAATCCAGTCAACACTAGCAGGGGGAGGTACAGTTTCATGGAGACTGCTACTCAAACCAACCGGGTGATCTGAATGCAGAAATGCTGACAACTGCTGGATGACAACAGATCATGGGAGAAGGAAGGACGCAATCAACCAAGCATGCGCCGATAGCAGCGTCGCCTCCGTGTCTGTAGCGGCGGCATCGCCTTCTTCTCCACCTCCGGCGGGGTACGGACAAGGATCATTCGGCATGCACAGGCGCCAAGAGGACTGGACGAGATCTCCTCCAGCCCAGAAGACCATCATCCTTCACCTTCTAGTCTCAACTCTTCAGGTATCAACAGACATTatttgtcattgcaaattttcaaGCCTGGCAAGCTAACTAGACGATGTTATCCTGAAAGGCTACAACCCATTGTAATTTCAAATCCTCCTTTTTGTATCAGCAAATCAAAACACATGCTTGCTCGTAACACTTTCTTTGTCATTTTCCATAAGTTAGCCGACAGAAAGGTCCAGCCAAATCTACTGAATCAGGAAACTACAAGATGCGTAGCCCCAGATCCAGACAGCAACAAACAGGACAGCAAGATCAGGCAAACATCCATCCATGGATCCAAGAGCATGCATTATTCGGAGCTGGGAGTTTCTGACATGTCCACGGTTCCATGGACACAAAACATTGATTATCTCAGTGATTAGCATAGCAGATGATTAATAAGATTAAGCAGATGCAGCCAGGCAGGGTACATGCCAAGCAAAGCTACAACGGTAGCCTGCCTGTAAGGACAGAGACTGTAGGGTGCCCAAGCAACAGCCCCTCACGTCAAACATCAGATCTGGAGGAATCTTGGTCCATCTATTTTGCTCTTCAGTAAGTGTGCGCGTGTGGCAATAATTGAAGGATCCAATATAGTCTACACATGCATGCTTGATAAAAGGAAATGATGCGACACCAAGATTCTCCAGAGACCAGAGTGTCCAACAACAAGAGAACCAAGATTTGGAGGGCTCATGGAAATGAAGCCGTGGCATGGTGCATTTGGAAGTTTCAGGTAGAGAAGAGAAAGAAAAGATGGTGAAAGTTTTGTCACGATGCCTTGATAGAGATTGTAGAGGTAGGCAATTAAGTACATCTGCTACCT is a genomic window containing:
- the LOC123094612 gene encoding putative auxin transporter-like protein 4; amino-acid sequence: MASEKVETIVAGNYVEMEREGGDGEHQAGAGAGGGEGGGAAPSGRSKLVSSLFWHGGSAYDAWFSCSSNQVAQVLLTLPYSFSQLGMASGIALQLFYGLMGSWTAYLISVLYVEYRTRKERDKVDFRGHVIQWFEVLDGLLGRHWRNAGLFFNCTFLLFGSVIQLIACASNIYYINDSMDKRTWTYIFGACCATTVFIPSFHNYRMWSFLGLLMTTYTAWYLTAAALVHGKLEGVTHSAPTKMVLYFTGATNILYTFGGHAVTVEIMHAMWKPQKFKLIYLMATLYVLTLTLPSASAMYWAFGDALLDHSNAFSLLPRTPFRDAAVILMLIHQFITFGFACTPLYFVWEKAIGVHGDRTGIFRRAAARLPVVAPIWFLAVVFPFFGPINSTVGSLLVSFTVYIIPAAAHMAVFAAPAARESAVERPPRGLGGWAGMYAANCFVVAWVLVVGFGFGGWASTVNFVRQVNTFGLFTKCYQCPPRH